In one window of Micromonospora cathayae DNA:
- a CDS encoding glycosyltransferase family 4 protein → MSARNGGGWPGTVALLLASSTGGVGQHVRSVARGLVDGGTSVLVCGPAAVQEQFDFVGVGARFTAVEIPANPTPADARAVVALRRALAAEPVQVVHAHGLRAGLVAALAGTSAPLVVTWHNAVLAGGLRGRLSTLAERFVARRARVALGASSDLVDRITALGATDARLAPVAAPVLPAPRRRRSAVRAEFGVAAGQPLILSVGRLHPQKRYDVLIDAAARWRDRTPPPVVIVAGSGPAYLPLAARISAARAPVTLLGHRTDVADLLAGADLAVVTSDWEARQLFAQEALRAGVPLVATEVGGLPELVGDAAVLVPPGDVDAVDRAVRTLLDDESRRTDLARRGTDRAAGWPTEADTVAALTALYADLVPDVGPTAPEADAATGRG, encoded by the coding sequence GTGAGTGCCAGGAACGGGGGCGGGTGGCCGGGCACGGTGGCCCTGCTGCTCGCGTCGAGCACCGGCGGGGTCGGTCAGCACGTCCGGTCGGTGGCCCGTGGGCTGGTCGACGGTGGCACGTCCGTGCTGGTCTGCGGTCCGGCGGCCGTCCAGGAACAGTTCGACTTCGTCGGGGTGGGGGCACGGTTCACGGCCGTGGAGATCCCGGCGAACCCGACGCCGGCCGACGCCCGCGCGGTGGTCGCGCTACGGCGCGCCCTGGCCGCCGAGCCGGTGCAGGTGGTGCACGCGCACGGGCTGCGGGCCGGCCTGGTGGCGGCGCTGGCCGGTACCTCCGCGCCGCTGGTGGTCACCTGGCACAACGCCGTCCTCGCCGGTGGGTTGCGGGGCCGGCTCTCCACGCTCGCGGAGCGGTTCGTCGCCCGCCGGGCCCGGGTGGCGCTGGGCGCCTCCAGCGACCTGGTCGACCGGATCACCGCACTGGGTGCCACCGATGCCCGGCTCGCCCCGGTCGCCGCCCCCGTGCTGCCCGCCCCGCGTCGCCGGCGCAGTGCGGTCCGGGCCGAGTTCGGGGTGGCCGCCGGCCAGCCGCTGATCCTGTCGGTCGGGCGGCTGCACCCGCAGAAGCGCTACGACGTGCTCATCGACGCCGCCGCCCGGTGGCGGGACCGCACCCCGCCCCCGGTGGTGATCGTCGCCGGGAGCGGGCCGGCCTACCTGCCGCTGGCCGCCCGGATCTCCGCCGCCCGCGCGCCGGTGACCCTGCTCGGGCACCGTACCGACGTGGCGGACCTGCTCGCCGGCGCCGACCTGGCCGTGGTGACCAGCGACTGGGAGGCCCGGCAGCTCTTCGCGCAGGAGGCGCTGCGGGCCGGCGTGCCGCTGGTCGCGACGGAGGTGGGCGGCCTGCCGGAGTTGGTCGGGGACGCCGCCGTGCTGGTCCCCCCGGGCGACGTGGACGCGGTCGACCGGGCGGTGCGGACGCTGCTCGACGACGAGTCCCGCCGGACCGACCTGGCCCGGCGGGGCACGGACCGGGCGGCCGGCTGGCCGACCGAGGCGGACACCGTGGCCGCGCTCACCGCGCTCTACGCCGACCTGGTGCCGGACGTCGGACCGACCGCGCCGGAGGCCGACGCCGCGACGGGACGTGGTTGA
- a CDS encoding CTP synthase: MAPSARTTRHIFVTGGVASSLGKGLTASSLGNLLTARGLRVVMQKLDPYLNVDPGTMNPFQHGEVFVTEDGAETDLDVGHYERFLDQALSGKANVTTGQIYSDVIAKERRGEYLGDTVQVIPHITNEIKSRILAMAEPDADGNVPDVVITEVGGTVGDIESLPFLEAIRQVRHDLGRDNCFYLHVSLVPYLAPSGELKTKPTQHSVAQLRNIGIQPDALVCRSDRDIPDKLKHKLSLYCDVDREAVTAAPDAPSIYDIPKVLHREGLDAYVVRRLGLSFRDVDWTAWDDLLERVHHPRHTVTVAVVGKYVDLPDAYLSVSEAIRAAGFHHRARVQLRWVPSDDCVTPAGAAAALAGVDGIVIPGGFGVRGIEGKIGTARYARENGIPLLGLCLGLQCMAIEVARHLGGLDGANSLEFDEEAGHPVIATMADQEDIVAGKGDLGGTMRLGAYPATLTEGSIVAEAYGSTEVSERHRHRYEVNNAYRDALTKSGLHISGTSPDGRLVEFVELDRSLHPFFVATQAHPELKSRPTRPHPLFAAFVRAAVTYSEADQLPVELDGAGSRPAAPTGKKASRNGVPATDAATTASAS, translated from the coding sequence TTGGCCCCTTCAGCACGGACGACCAGGCACATCTTCGTCACCGGGGGCGTCGCCTCCTCGCTGGGTAAGGGGCTCACCGCCTCCAGCCTCGGCAACCTGCTCACTGCCCGCGGGTTGCGGGTGGTGATGCAGAAACTCGACCCGTACCTCAACGTCGACCCGGGGACGATGAACCCGTTCCAGCACGGTGAGGTGTTCGTCACCGAGGACGGCGCGGAGACCGACCTGGACGTCGGCCACTACGAGCGGTTCCTGGACCAGGCGCTCTCCGGCAAGGCGAACGTCACCACCGGCCAGATCTACTCGGACGTGATCGCCAAGGAGCGGCGCGGCGAGTACCTCGGCGACACGGTGCAGGTCATCCCGCACATCACCAACGAGATCAAGTCCCGGATCCTGGCGATGGCCGAACCGGACGCCGACGGCAACGTCCCGGACGTGGTGATCACCGAGGTCGGCGGCACGGTCGGCGACATCGAGTCGCTGCCGTTCCTGGAGGCGATCCGGCAGGTCCGGCACGATCTGGGCCGGGACAACTGCTTCTACCTGCACGTGTCGCTGGTGCCGTACCTGGCCCCCTCCGGGGAACTGAAGACCAAGCCGACCCAGCACTCGGTGGCCCAGCTGCGCAACATCGGTATCCAGCCGGACGCGCTGGTCTGCCGCTCCGACCGGGACATCCCGGACAAGCTCAAGCACAAGCTGTCGCTCTACTGCGACGTGGACCGGGAGGCGGTCACCGCCGCCCCGGACGCGCCCAGCATCTACGACATCCCCAAGGTGCTGCACCGGGAGGGCCTCGACGCGTACGTGGTGCGCCGGCTCGGCCTCTCCTTCCGGGACGTGGACTGGACGGCCTGGGACGACCTGCTGGAGCGGGTGCACCACCCCCGGCACACGGTCACCGTGGCGGTGGTCGGCAAGTACGTCGACCTGCCCGACGCGTACCTGTCGGTCAGCGAGGCGATCCGGGCGGCCGGCTTCCACCACCGGGCCCGGGTGCAGCTGCGCTGGGTGCCCAGCGACGACTGCGTCACCCCGGCCGGCGCGGCGGCCGCCCTGGCCGGCGTGGACGGCATCGTCATCCCCGGCGGCTTCGGGGTCCGGGGCATCGAGGGCAAGATCGGCACCGCCCGGTACGCCCGGGAGAACGGCATCCCGCTGCTCGGCCTCTGCCTCGGGTTGCAGTGCATGGCCATCGAGGTGGCCCGGCACCTCGGCGGACTGGACGGGGCGAACTCGCTGGAGTTCGACGAGGAGGCCGGCCACCCGGTGATCGCCACCATGGCCGACCAGGAGGACATCGTCGCCGGCAAGGGCGACCTGGGCGGCACCATGCGGCTGGGCGCGTACCCGGCCACGCTCACCGAGGGCTCGATCGTCGCCGAGGCGTACGGCAGCACCGAGGTCAGCGAGCGGCACCGGCACCGGTACGAGGTGAACAACGCCTACCGGGACGCGCTCACCAAGTCGGGCCTGCACATCTCCGGTACCTCCCCGGACGGCCGGCTGGTCGAGTTCGTGGAGCTGGACCGCAGCCTGCACCCGTTCTTCGTGGCCACCCAGGCGCATCCCGAGCTGAAGAGCCGGCCGACCCGGCCGCACCCGCTGTTCGCCGCGTTCGTCCGGGCCGCGGTCACCTACTCGGAGGCCGACCAGCTTCCCGTCGAGCTGGACGGGGCCGGCTCGCGGCCGGCCGCCCCGACCGGGAAGAAGGCGTCCCGCAACGGCGTGCCGGCCACCGACGCGGCGACGACGGCGTCGGCGTCGTGA
- a CDS encoding NUDIX domain-containing protein, with translation MTGHRYELRARTERFAGRIFQVYSDEVTMPGGGTAVRDVVRHVGAVAVVALDDAGRVVLVRQYRHPVGGYLWELPAGLMDVDGENLAEAARRELAEEADLTAGRVDVLVDLHSSPGFSSELVRIFLARELTEVPAGQRHDRHDEEADMQVVRVDLDDAVARVLAGEITNASCVAGLLAAVRARDAGWAPLRPADEPLPR, from the coding sequence GTGACCGGGCACCGGTACGAGCTGCGGGCCCGCACCGAGCGGTTCGCCGGGCGGATCTTCCAGGTGTACAGCGACGAGGTGACCATGCCGGGCGGCGGAACCGCCGTCCGGGACGTGGTCCGGCACGTGGGCGCGGTCGCCGTGGTGGCGTTGGACGACGCCGGCCGGGTGGTGCTGGTCCGGCAGTACCGGCATCCGGTCGGCGGGTACCTCTGGGAGCTGCCGGCCGGGCTGATGGACGTCGACGGCGAGAACCTCGCCGAGGCGGCGCGGCGGGAACTGGCCGAGGAGGCCGACCTGACCGCCGGCCGGGTGGACGTGCTGGTCGACCTGCACAGCTCACCGGGCTTCTCCAGCGAACTGGTACGGATCTTCCTGGCCCGGGAGCTGACCGAGGTGCCGGCGGGTCAGCGGCACGACCGGCACGACGAGGAGGCCGACATGCAGGTCGTCCGGGTCGATCTGGACGATGCGGTGGCCCGGGTGCTGGCCGGCGAGATCACCAACGCCTCCTGCGTGGCAGGGCTGCTGGCCGCCGTCCGGGCGAGGGACGCGGGCTGGGCCCCGCTGCGTCCGGCGGACGAGCCGCTGCCCCGCTGA
- a CDS encoding TM2 domain-containing protein codes for MIVPSARTRCGQQRSRSLRCRLMTYPQYQYPGGVSDKSKVVAGVLQIVLGGFGVGRFYMGDTKTGVIQLVVTLVTCGIGSIWGFIDGILILINGGVDGQGRPLRD; via the coding sequence ATTATCGTCCCATCGGCCCGGACTCGCTGCGGACAGCAACGAAGTCGATCATTAAGGTGTCGCCTCATGACCTACCCTCAGTACCAGTACCCCGGCGGCGTCTCGGACAAGAGCAAGGTGGTCGCCGGCGTGCTCCAGATCGTCCTCGGCGGCTTCGGCGTCGGCCGGTTCTACATGGGCGACACCAAGACCGGCGTCATCCAGCTCGTGGTGACCCTGGTGACCTGCGGCATCGGCAGCATCTGGGGATTCATCGACGGCATCCTCATCCTGATCAACGGCGGCGTCGACGGTCAGGGCCGACCGCTGCGCGACTGA
- the ald gene encoding alanine dehydrogenase, with product MKVGIPREVKNHEYRVAITPAGVNEFTRSGHQVFVESGAGTGSSITDEEFVAAGATILPTADEVWDTADLVLKVKEPVAEEYHRMRAGQVLFTYLHLAASKACTDALVDRKVTGIAYETVELPDRSLPLLAPMSEVAGRLAPQVGAYHLQRQGGGRGILMGGVSGVYAAKTVVIGAGVSGMNAAAIALGLQAEVLLLDKNVGRLRQADAIYRGHLQTVASNAYEIERAVLDADLVIGAVLVPGAKAPTLISNELVSRMKPGSVLVDISIDQGGCFEDSRPTTHAEPTYRVHNSIFYCVANMPGAVPHTSTYALTNVTLPYALELANHGWREALRRDPALALGLNAHDGQVTYGPVAEAHGMTALPLTEVLG from the coding sequence GTGAAGGTCGGAATCCCACGCGAGGTCAAGAACCACGAGTACCGCGTGGCGATCACGCCGGCGGGCGTGAACGAGTTCACCCGCAGCGGTCACCAGGTCTTCGTCGAATCCGGGGCCGGCACCGGTTCCAGCATCACCGACGAGGAGTTCGTCGCCGCCGGCGCCACGATCCTGCCCACCGCCGACGAGGTGTGGGACACCGCCGACCTGGTGCTGAAGGTCAAGGAGCCGGTCGCCGAGGAGTACCACCGGATGCGCGCCGGGCAGGTGCTCTTCACCTACCTGCACCTGGCCGCCTCCAAGGCGTGCACCGACGCGCTGGTGGACCGGAAGGTCACCGGCATCGCGTACGAGACGGTCGAACTGCCGGACCGGTCGCTGCCGCTGCTCGCCCCGATGTCCGAGGTCGCCGGCCGGCTCGCCCCGCAGGTGGGGGCGTACCACCTCCAGCGGCAGGGCGGCGGGCGCGGCATCCTGATGGGCGGCGTGTCCGGCGTGTACGCGGCCAAGACCGTGGTCATCGGTGCGGGCGTGTCCGGCATGAACGCCGCCGCCATCGCGCTCGGTCTCCAGGCCGAGGTGCTGCTGCTGGACAAGAACGTCGGGCGGCTGCGCCAGGCCGACGCCATCTACCGGGGGCACCTGCAGACGGTCGCCTCCAACGCGTACGAGATCGAGCGGGCCGTGCTCGACGCGGACCTGGTCATCGGCGCGGTGCTGGTGCCCGGCGCGAAGGCCCCGACGTTGATCTCCAACGAGTTGGTCTCCCGGATGAAGCCGGGCAGCGTGCTGGTCGACATCTCCATCGACCAGGGCGGCTGCTTCGAGGACTCCCGGCCGACCACGCACGCCGAGCCCACCTACCGGGTGCACAACTCGATCTTCTACTGCGTGGCGAACATGCCCGGCGCGGTCCCGCACACCAGCACGTACGCGCTGACCAACGTCACCCTCCCGTACGCCCTCGAACTCGCCAACCACGGCTGGCGGGAGGCGCTGCGCCGCGACCCCGCCCTGGCCCTGGGGCTGAACGCCCACGACGGCCAGGTCACCTACGGCCCGGTCGCCGAGGCGCACGGCATGACCGCGCTGCCGCTGACCGAGGTCCTGGGCTGA
- a CDS encoding site-specific tyrosine recombinase XerD — MSTSAPALVPAAAPAPAPALLRAVRGYLDHLTVERGLSANTLASYRRDLDRYLLTLAAAGVTDLASVGPTDVEGHLAALRAGGDGYPPLAVSSAARAASAVRGLHRFALREGLVGADASRDVKPPTPPRRLPRALPVDDVVRLLETAGSVRAAGDGAPLTLRDRALLEFLYGTGARISEAVGAAVDDLDQTEGTVLLRGKGGRSRLVPVGGYAAEALRAYLVRARPGLVAGGRGTPAVFVNARGGPLSRQGAWTILRRTAERAGLPVDGPAAVSPHTLRHSYATHLLDGGADVRVVQELLGHASVTTTQVYTLVTVERLREVWATAHPRAYG, encoded by the coding sequence GTGTCCACCTCTGCGCCGGCTCTGGTGCCGGCGGCCGCTCCGGCCCCCGCGCCGGCCCTGCTGCGGGCCGTGCGCGGGTACCTCGACCACCTGACCGTCGAGCGGGGACTCTCCGCCAACACCCTCGCCTCCTACCGCCGGGACCTGGACCGGTACCTGCTGACCCTCGCGGCGGCCGGCGTGACCGACCTGGCCTCGGTCGGGCCGACGGACGTCGAGGGGCACCTGGCCGCGCTGCGTGCCGGCGGCGACGGGTACCCGCCGCTGGCCGTGTCGTCCGCCGCCCGGGCCGCCAGCGCGGTCCGGGGCCTGCACCGCTTCGCGCTGCGCGAGGGGTTGGTCGGCGCGGACGCCAGCCGGGACGTCAAGCCGCCCACGCCACCACGCCGGCTACCCCGGGCACTGCCCGTCGACGACGTGGTCCGCCTGCTGGAGACGGCCGGGTCGGTACGGGCCGCCGGCGACGGCGCGCCGCTGACCCTGCGCGACCGGGCGCTGCTGGAGTTCCTGTACGGCACCGGCGCGCGGATCTCCGAGGCGGTCGGCGCGGCCGTCGACGACCTCGACCAGACGGAGGGGACGGTGCTGCTGCGGGGCAAGGGCGGGCGGTCCCGCCTCGTCCCGGTGGGCGGGTACGCCGCCGAGGCGCTGCGGGCGTACCTGGTGCGGGCCCGTCCCGGCCTGGTCGCCGGCGGGCGGGGCACCCCGGCGGTCTTCGTCAACGCCCGTGGTGGCCCGCTCTCCCGGCAGGGGGCCTGGACCATCCTGCGGCGTACCGCCGAGCGGGCCGGCCTGCCGGTCGACGGGCCCGCAGCGGTCTCCCCGCACACCCTGCGGCACTCCTACGCCACCCACCTGCTCGACGGCGGCGCGGACGTCCGGGTGGTGCAGGAACTGCTCGGTCACGCCTCGGTCACCACCACCCAGGTCTACACCCTGGTCACCGTGGAGCGGCTGCGCGAGGTGTGGGCCACCGCCCACCCCCGGGCGTACGGCTGA